The Fusarium oxysporum Fo47 chromosome II, complete sequence genome includes a region encoding these proteins:
- a CDS encoding CobW/HypB/UreG, nucleotide-binding domain-containing protein → MAKNKVKKGNKSKGVKEPSIPPKALPVTLLSGFLGSGKTTLLQHILRSEHGLRIAVVVNDIGAINVDASLIKKTHHLSKTQEKVIALQNGCICCTLRGDLLEELVRLAQLQEFDYIIIESSGISEPEQVAETFDSRLAEQMDAMGSIEGAPGLDADTIKVLKQLKEAGGLEKFARLDTTVTVIDAFTMLHDFDTSDLLSSRRDDVTPEDERTVSDLMVDQIEFADVIILNKLDMVDASTKPRLLDLIKKLNHRAKILESSYGKVDVKQIVNTGMFNLQVAQSGYGWLQDLHAMTVREVNGRNVLTPKPETEEYSVRSCIYSRHRPFHPRRLWALLYDKFILQLEQPEDDDEEGEEEDEDLEMVDYPNAKDSTEDVVVDQDTSDSSSSRGKRSAPSSPRSSHSTLESAPSPEPASKKQKFDDSEMQDAEDLFTPSNEVILETKRKHPIFARLFRSKGEFFLATRPHRAGDWSQAGAMLTLTGGRPWFCTLPAEEYTTGDPEVDGLVQHDIKKGGEWGDRRQELVFIGENLDRKALEKMLDECLLTDDEFKKWEGVMRDEKKSDEEKREALEDLFDDGFPDWPEDDEHEDHEGHDHPHGLRSIKKHLQEVD, encoded by the exons ATGGCTaagaacaaggtcaagaaagGAAACAAGAGCAAGGGTGTCAAGGAGCCTAGCATTCCTCCAAAAGCTTTACCCGTGACGCTTCTCTCTGGATTCTTG GGCTCTGGTAAAACAACTCTGCTCCAGCATATCCTCCGAAGTGAGCATGGCCTCCGCATTGCAGTAGTAGTCAATGACATTGGAGC TATCAACGTCGATGCATCCCTCATCAAGAAAACACACCATCTTTCAAAGACCCAAGAGAAAGTCATCGCTCTTCAGAATGGCTGTATCTGCTGCACCCTACGCGGTGATCTCCTGGAAGAACTCGTTCGTTTAGCTCAACTTCAAGAGTTTGACTACATCATTATCGAGAGCAGCGGTATCAGTGAGCCCGAGCAGGTCGCTGAGACATTCGACTCCAGACTTGCTGAGCAGATGGACGCTATGGGATCCATTGAGGGTGCACCTGGTCTGGATGCCGATACGATCAAGGTTCTTAAGCAACT CAAGGAAGCTGGTGGTCTTGAGAAGTTTGCCAGACTCGACACTACTGTGACTGTCATTGATGCCTTTACTATGCTGCATGACTTTGACACGAGTGATTTGCTGTCTTCAAGACGTGATGATGTCACGCCTGAGGATGAAAGGACTGTTTCTGATCTTATGGTTGATCAGATTGAGTTTGCGGATGTTATCATCCTCAACAAACTCGACATG GTTGATGCTTCGACAAAACCTCGCTTGCTagacttgatcaagaagctcaaccaTCGCGCCAAGATCCTTGAGTCGAGCTATGGTAAGGTCGATGTCAAGCAGATTGTCAACACTGGCATGTTTAATCTTCAGGTTGCCCAGTCTGGTTATGGGTGGCTTCAAGACCTTCATGCCATGACCGTTCGTGAG GTCAACGGTCGTAATGTCCTTACACCAAAGCCTGAGACTGAAGAATACTCTGTACGAAGCTGCATCTACAGCCGTCATCGACCATTCCACCCACGCCGCCTCTGGGCACTGCTGTATGACAAGTTCATCTTGCAGCTTGAGCAGCccgaagacgatgatgaggagggagaggaagaagacgaagaccTTGAGATGGTCGATTACCCAAATGCTAAGGACTCAACCGAAGATGTTGTAGTCGACCAAGACACTTCTgactcctcttcatcccgaGGAAAGCGCTCAGCCCCATCATCACCTCGCAGCTCCCATTCCACCCTTGAATCTGCCCCTTCACCCGAGCCTGCGTCCAAGAAGCAAAAGTTTGATGACTCTGAAATGCAAGACGCAGAGGATCTCTTCACACCCTCTAACGAAGTAATCCTCGAAACCAAGCGGAAACATCCCATCTTCGCACGTCTCTTCCGCTCAAAGGGTGAATTCTTCCTCGCAACACGTCCCCACCGTGCAGGAGACTGGTCCCAAGCTGGAGCTATGCTCACACTAACCGGTGGACGTCCATGGTTCTGCACCCTTCCTGCGGAGGAGTATACAACCGGCGACCCAGAGGTTGATGGGCTTGTGCAGCATGATATTAAGAAGGGTGGGGAATGGGGCGATAGACGTCAGGAATTGGTGTTTATCGGAGAGAACCTGGATCGAAAGGCCCTTGAGAAGATGTTGGATGAGTGTTTACTTACTGACgatgagttcaagaagtGGGAAGGGGTTatgagagatgagaagaagagtgatgaagagaagcGTGAGGCGCTAGAGGATCTGTTTGATGATGGGTTTCCCGATTGGCCGGAGGATGACGAGCATGAGGACCATGAAGGACATGATCACCCTCATGGTTTGAGGTCGATAAAGAAGCACCTACAAGAAGTTGACTAG
- a CDS encoding VIT family-domain-containing protein → MTHITSESTPLLPEPATERSISYQSSHPAYDARPLHPNYSKHEECHVDYSDILRDIIIGFSDGLTVPFALTAGLSSLGSAKVVIIAGLAELFSGMISMGLGAYLAAVTERDAYHSQAGKKEFAVQNRPGDERTGVYDVLEKYSVSRSAAAPMVDELCKNPTEWVRFMMDFELKLEEPNVHRAWISAVTMGLSYFIGGLIPMIPYFVMSRVREALFVSIGITVAVLLVFGYVKNYVAIRNHRAGVWGAVQTLVIGMLAAGTSYAIVRGLDSNDS, encoded by the coding sequence ATGACACACATTACATCAGAATCTACTCCCCTCCTCCCAGAGCCTGCCACTGAGCGCTCAATCTCCTACCAAAGCTCCCATCCCGCCTACGATGCGCGGCCACTACACCCCAATTACAGCAAGCATGAAGAATGCCATGTTGACTACAGCGACATTCTTCGCGACATCATCATTGGCTTCTCAGACGGTCTCACAGTACCTTTTGCCCTAACAGCAGGCCTGTCAAGTCTCGGCAGTGCAAAGgtcgtcatcatcgctgGCCTAGCAGAGCTCTTCTCCGGCATGATCAGCATGGGTCTAGGCGCCTACCTCGCCGCCGTGACAGAGCGCGACGCGTATCATTCCCAAGCTGGTAAAAAGGAATTCGCGGTTCAAAATAGACCTGGTGACGAGCGCACGGGTGTTTACGATGTTTTGGAAAAGTACAGCGTCTCGCGAAGTGCCGCTGCACCTATGGTAGACGAGCTCTGCAAGAACCCCACAGAATGGGTGCGCTTCATGATGGATTTCGAACTCAAGCTCGAGGAGCCCAATGTTCATCGTGCGTGGATCTCAGCGGTCACCATGGGATTGAGCTACTTCATCGGCGGACTGATCCCCATGATTCCCTACTTCGTCATGTCTCGCGTGCGCGAAGCATTGTTCGTATCGATTGGTATCACGGTCGCTGTGTTGTTGGTATTTGGATACGTCAAGAACTACGTCGCAATTCGCAATCATCGTGCGGGTGTCTGGGGAGCGGTGCAGACATTGGTCATTGGCATGTTGGCAGCTGGCACAAGCTATGCGATCGTGCGGGGTCTGGATTCGAACGATTCTTGA
- a CDS encoding CFEM domain-containing protein, translating into MRLPRGAIFACLAALPLAFAQQESSSAAASALSALPECAANCFVSAVERSTCELTDQKCMCTNAALQQDIEGCVMRACTIPQALSTKNATLTACGAPIRDHSPQFIVLNEVMAIITGIFIIQRFGTKLYWKLPLGLDDLFIALTMCVAIPSIVINSRGLAPNGMGRDIWTVTPDQITQFGMFFYTMAIMYFSLQTFLKLSMLFFYLRIFPTQNVRRLLWGTVAFTVVFGLVFIFVAIFQCRPVNYFWLKWDGQHEGKCADINAVTWSNAAINIALDVWIIGIPLSQLKSLNLDWRKKIGVGMMFSVGIFVTIMSILRLHATVQAGVKTSNATWEYLAVSKWSTIEGNVGIICACMPSLRILLVRLFPKILGTSQRYYNYGSKSNKQTPGNTHNRSVPLGTNATSQADRSQRRVDPVGIECHRTYEVEYGDNDETYLVHMKDMDHKSARKSKLGDRHFEASKPWEQEKVEVTPWRPIFNHIRYQTLGATRIHH; encoded by the exons ATGCGGCTACCGCGTGGGGCTATCTTCGCTTGCCTTGCGGCTCTGCCTCTGGCTTTTGCTCAACAAgagtcttcttctgctgctgcttctgctttgtcTGCGTTACCGGAATGTGCT GCAAACTGTTTCGTGTCGGCCGTTGAGCGATCGACATGTGAACTTACAGACCAGAAGTGCATGTGCACTAATGCCGCACTACAACAAGACATCGAAGGCTGCGTCATGCGCGCATGTACAATTCCACAGGCCCTTA GCACGAAAAATGCTACTCTCACAGCATGTGGCGCTCCAATCAGAGACCACTCACCCCAATTCATAGTCCTCAATGAAGTCATGGCCATCATAACAGgaatcttcatcatccaacgCTTCGGCACAAAGCTCTACTGGAAGCTCCCCCTCGGCCTTGACGATCTCTTCATCGCACTGACAATGTGTGTCGCCATTCcttccatcgtcatcaactCTCGTGGTCTCGCTCCCAACGGCATGGGTCGCGACATCTGGACTGTTACACCTGATCAGATCACCCAGTTCGGAATGTTCTTCTACACCATGGCCATCATGTACTTCTCACTGCAAACGTTTCTGAAGCTGTCTATGCTGTTCTTCTACCTGAGAATCTTTCCGACGCAGAATGTCAGGAGGTTACTTTGGGGGACTGTTGCGTTCACGGTTGTCTTTGGGCTGGTGTTTATTTTCGTGGCCATCTTCCAGTGTCGGCCTGTCAACTACTTCTGGCTGAAGTGGGATGGACAACATGAAGGCAAATGTGCCGATATCAACGCGGTTACTTGGTCAAATGCCGCTATCAACATCGCCCTCGACGTTTGGATCATTGGCATTCCCTTATCTCAACTCAAGTCACTAAACTTGGATTGGCGAAAGAAGATCGGTGTTGGCATGATGTTCAGCGTCGGTATCTT TGTCACAATCATGAGTATTCTTCGTCTTCACGCCACTGTTCAAGCCGGCGTCAAAACCTCCAACGCAACCTGGGAATACCTCGCTGTATCAAAATGGTCCACCATCGAAGGCAACGTCGGTATCATCTGCGCCTGCATGCCGTCCCTCCGAATTCTTCTCGTCCGCCTATTCCCCAAGATTCTTGGTACTTCCCAACGCTACTACAACTACGGCAGCAAGAGCAACAAGCAAACGCCTGGAAACACTCACAATCGCAGTGTTCCTCTTGGAACAAATGCTACTTCTCAAGCGGATCGATCACAAAGACGGGTCGACCCCGTGGGCATTGAATGTCATAGGACATATGAGGTGGAATATGGAGACAATGATGAGACATACTTGGTTCATATGAAGGATATGGATCATAAGAGTGCGAG GAAGTCAAAGTTGGGCGACCGCCATTTTGAGGCATCGAAGCCATGGGAGCAGGAAAAAGTTGAAGTCACACCCTGGAGACCTATCTTCAATCACATTCGCTACCAAACTCTCGGGGCTACAAGGATCCATCATTAA
- a CDS encoding Cupredoxin — MFSKIVSATLLLAATVSAAPASKTVRSTPDKTVTLTGVTHSVNAGLGGLRFDPDNVVAEVGDVVEWHFLPKNHTVAQSSFGEPCEPLADGSGFFAGFNFPTQEGQAPDVFQIVVEDSKPIWYYCAQQMGDHCQNGMVGVINQNFDNQDFSLRRHKELAAETVKSVIPPVQQGGQVIPNPNPNGGF; from the coding sequence ATGTTCTCCAAGATCGTCTCCGCTactctcctcctcgccgcCACTGTCTCCGCGGCACCCGCCTCCAAGACCGTCCGCTCAACACCCGACAAGACCGTCACTCTCACCGGTGTAACCCACTCCGTCAACGCCGGCCTCGGTGGTCTCCGCTTCGACCCCGACAACGTCGTCGCTGAAGTCGGCGACGTTGTCGAGTGGCACTTCCTCCCCAAGAACCACACCGTCGCCCAATCCAGTTTCGGCGAGCCCTGCGAACCTCTCGCCGACGGCAGCGGTTTCTTCGCCGGCTTCAACTTCCCTACCCAGGAGGGCCAGGCTCCTGATGTCTTCCAGATTGTGGTTGAGGACTCCAAGCCTATCTGGTACTACTGTGCTCAGCAGATGGGAGACCACTGCCAGAACGGCATGGTTGGTGTCATCAACCAGAACTTTGATAACCAGGACTTCAGCCTCCGAAGACACAAGGAGCTTGCTGCTGAGACTGTCAAGTCGGTCATCCCTCCTGTTCAGCAGGGTGGACAGGTCATTCCTAACCCCAACCCTAACGGCGGCTTCTAA
- a CDS encoding uncharacterized protein (expressed protein): MILVLRIPPQDLGQSRFLMDGELDTGGKARTGTEYQYLSQVTRQALLMNPCQSRSSLGRELHV, translated from the coding sequence ATGATCTTGGTACTCCGTATACCGCCCCAAGATCTCGGTCAATCTCGGTTTTTGATGGATGGGGAGTTAGATACTGGTGGTAAAGCCCGCACGGGTACCGAGTACCAGTACCTGTCTCAAGTAACCAGACAAGCACTACTCATGAATCCTTGTCAATCCCGTAGCTCATTAGGGCGAGAGTTGCACGTATGA
- a CDS encoding uncharacterized protein (expressed protein), translating to MASRPSPTSERPTYLDVLDNEHRKVLERAVRNLLSTEVAEVIYAQILDGLPTEKSLRDSSDYVKDHPVHSIQHTEICPGYVEKAREFSNQFDLSQLQIKFKHKVYEEWRQTVLEEKERRVESQRYYDPPPIAFCHRAYRYPEQYPKGLADVVGYWAESKILGGVVVFDRGETEQECNAMWIHGDLIRGPRTLYSPTKEQFDALTRFLTKLKLKAAFIGCQEANVGYRLWSRDDTRNLEQHHKK from the exons ATGGCATCCCGTCCAAGCCCAACTTCAGAACGTCCAACTTATTTGGACGTACTGGACAATGAACATCGGAAGGTACTCGAAAGAGCTGTGAGGAACCTCCTGAGCACGGAGGTAGCCGAGGTTATATACGCCCAGATTCTTGATGGACTTCCCACTGAAAAGTCTCTGAGAGACAGTTCTGACTATGTTAAAGATCATCCCGTTCATAGCATCCAACACACCGAGATTTGCCCCGGATATGTAGAGAAAGCCCGCGAATTTAGCAATCAGTTTGACTTATCACAGCTACAAATAAAGTTCAAA CACAAAGTCTACGAAGAATGGAGGCAAACTGTACtagaagaaaaagaacgCAGGGTTGAGTCACAACGATACTATGATCCTCCTCCTATCGCCTTTTGCCATCGAGCATATCGATATCCTGAGCAGTATCCAAAAGGTTTAGCTGATGTTGTTGGCTATTGGGCTGAGTCTAAAATCCTCGGTGGGGTTGTTGTATTCGACCGTGGTGAGACTGAGCAAGAG TGCAATGCCATGTGGATCCATGGAGACCTGATTAGAGGCCCGAGAACTCTCTACTCACCTACCAAGGAACAATTCGATGCCTTGACCAGGTTCCTCACTAAATTGAAGCTTAAAGCGGCATTTATTGGGTGTCAAGAGGCAAACGTGGGATACAGGTTATGGTCTCGAGATGATACACGAAATTTGGAGCAACATCACAAGAAATGA
- a CDS encoding SGNH hydrolase-type esterase domain-containing protein, translated as MKVAVLTLFMTAVSAASLPSYRFVGRVNPATKQLTWPSTGVAFTFKGTTASIKIDGITGTSSADLIIDGGSPILVKNVEGTSISTPKLTKGTHTVELRKRSEASFGVFRVTGVNTDGQLLENVAPKRKIEIIGDSITVGYGLDGVLPCVDSAVLQNNGKTYGAVAARALKADYSVVAWSGKGLIRNYAQNPPDTSPTMPVLYTRYGANDADNSFTFPSSWVPDAVVINLGTNDFSYLNVRQPVNPADLTKALVKLVKSIQPHYPKAQFFFVSSPLLSDSYPTAADAQKSTHVKVLRDAMQQLTGVKTHLVDWPTQGSDAGCDYHPNAATQAKGGALLEASIKSALGW; from the exons ATGAAGGTGGCTGTATTGACCCTTTTTATGACCGCTGTGTCGGCCGCCTCACTCCCT AGCTATAGATTTGTCGGAAGAGTCAACCCGGCGACTAAGCAGCTCACATGGCCGAGCACCGGAGTGGCCTTCACATTCAAGGGAACTACCGCTAGTATCAAGATCGACGGCATCACCGGGACATCAAGCGCAGATTTGATCATCGACGGCGGCAGTCCAATTCTCGTTAAAAATGTAGAGGGAACTTCGATCTCGACTCCAAAGCTCACAAAGGGTACCCATACCGTTGAGCTTCGCAAACGATCAGAAGCCTCTTTCGGTGTCTTCCGAGTTACCGGCGTCAACACGGATGGCCAACTGCTCGAGAATGTGGCGCCAAAGCGCAAGATTGAAATCATTGGCGACTCCATCACCGTTGGATACGGTCTTGATGGCGTTCTGCCTTGCGTCGACTCAGCCGTTCTGCAGAACAATGGCAAAACATACGGTGCCGTGGCAGCGAGAGCTTTGAAGGCGGATTATAGTGTCGTCGCCTGGAGCGGCAAGGGCCTTATCCGCAACTATGCCCAGAACCCCCCTGATACTTCACCAACTATGCCAGTTCTCTACACGCGCTACGGGGCCAACGACGCCGACAACAGTTTCACGTTCCCTAGTTCGTGGGTTCCTGATGCTGTGGTGATCAACCTGGGCACAAATGACTTCAGCTACCTAAACGTGCGCCAGCCAGTCAACCCTGCCGATCTCACCAAAGCCCTGGTCAAGCTGGTCAAGAGCATACAGCCACACTATCCAAAGGCTCAGTtcttctttgtttcttcCCCGCTCCTCAGCGATAGCTACCCCACTGCAGCTGATGCGCAGAAGTCAACACATGTCAAGGTTCTTAGGGACGCTATGCAGCAGCTGACTGGTGTCAAGACCCATCTGGTTGATTGGCCTACTCAGGGTTCTGATGCAGGATGTGACTATCACCCTAATGCTGCAACGCAAGCCAAGGGCGGCGCACTTCTGGAGGCCTCTATTAAGTCAGCTCTAGGATGGTGA